The sequence CCCTCGAATCACGCTTCACGCAGTCTAGGCAGCTGGCTCCTAACCCTGCGTTTAATGAGTATCTCGCCCAGACCGCTGAGATTAAACAGTTTGCTGAGATTATCGTTACCGAGGCCAACGGCTTCAACGTGGGCTATAGCAGCCTGCCCTCTGACTTTGTGCAATCTGGTGAAGACTGGTGGGAGCTAGCTAAAAGCGAGGGGGTTTGGGTTGGCCAGCCCGGTTCTGACGACGCTACCTTGCAGGCCGGTATTGACTTGAGCTATGCCATTCGCGATCCCAACAGCGACGAATTTTTGGGGGTGGTGAAGTTCTTTATTACGGCTCTACAGTTTGAGCAGCTCAGCCAGTACCTGGCCAACGCTGGTCTTCAGGGCTCTCAGCAGGTGCAGCTGTACGAACCTAGCGCTAACTTCGTACTGGCTAACTTTAACCAGCAGGGGCAAGAGGCCGCTCTAGCGAATGAACCTCTTAACCTGGTTGGTGGCCAGGTGATCGGTGACCTTGCCACGGCCCTCACCGCAGCCACTCTTGCCGACTCCCCCACGGCCATCAACGACCTTCAACAGCAGCTCAGAGCTGCCTCGCCGATAAAAGATTTAGAAGTCTCTGCCGCCTCTGTTGAGGGCTCAGACAGCTTTGTCGCCACCTTTTCTTACCAAGGCAAACAATATTCGATGGCAACGGTGCCCCGGCTTAGCTGGGTGGCGATCGCCTCTATGGATATTGCCGAAATTCGCGCTTCTGGTCGCGATAACCTGGTTACCCTGGGGCTGCTAAGTTTGGTGCTGGGCGGTGTAGCCACCCTGCTGACCGTAGCCGTAGCCCGGCAGGTCTCCTCACCGCTCGATGCGTTGGCTGGCACAGCTCAAGAGGTATCCCAGGGCAACCTCAACGCCAGGGCCGAACTGACCGGGTCGTCTGAGGCCCAAACCCTAGCCCAAACCTTTAACGAGCTGGTGGTGCGGGTGCGCGGCTTCCTGCGCGAGCAAACCCTTAACACCCGCCGGGCCAACCTGGCCGCTGCCATTACCGGGGTTCAAGCCGTTGATTCGACCGACCTGTTGCCCATTTACGATCGCCTGGTAACTGAGGTTCGCGATATTCTTGAGTCCGATCGAGTCGTGATTTACCAGTTCAACCCCGACTGGAGTGGGCAAATTGTGGCTGAGTCGGTGGCGGCTATGCTATCCAGTGCCTACGATCAGCAGCTGGGCGATCCCTGCATTCCCACCGAAACGCTAGATAAATATCGGAGCGCAGGCATGCTCCTTGAAGACAACGTTGCTACGGCTACGTTTCACCCCGAGCACCTAGCGCTGCTACAAAGTCTTGAAGTCAAATCTATTTTGGGCGTGCCTGTGCTGAGCCGGGGTAAGCTATACGGCTTGCTAATTACCCACCACTGCCAAGCGGTGCACCCTTGGCAGGAGGTCGAAGTTGACTTTCTCCAGCAGATTGGTCTGCAACTGGGTCTGGTGATCGAGCGGGTGCAGCTGATCGAGCAAACCCGCTCCCTAGCCGAAGAACAGCGGCAGATTAAAGAAGGCCTTCAGCGCAGCGCCCTGCAACTGCTGATGGATGTGGACCCCGTCAGCCAGGGCAACCTGACTGTGCGCGCCCAGGTTACCGAAGACGAAATTGGCACCCTGGCCGACTCCTACAACGCCACCATTGCTAACCTGCGTAAAATTGTGGTGCAGGTGCAAGACGCCTCCCGCCAGGTGGCCGACACCACTGACGTCAACCAAACCTCGGTACTTACCCTGGCCGAGTCGGCAACGCAGCAGGCCCAGTCGATGCTGGCCGCCCTCGATCGCGTCCAGGAGTTGACTAGCTCAGTGCAGTTGGTGGCCACCAACGCTGAAAAAGCCGAGGCGGCTGTGCTCCAGGCAGAGCAAACCGTGGCCCAGGGCGACGACGCCATGAACCGCACCGTAGACGGCATCATGGCCATTCGTGAAACGGTGGCTGACACTGCTAAAAAAGTGAAGCGCCTGGGCGAATCGTCCCAAAAAATCTCTAACGTCGTGAACCTGATTAGCGGCTTTGCCGCCCAGACCAACATGCTCGCGCTCAACGCCTCCATTGAGGCCTCTCGGGCTGGTGAAGGGGGCAAAGGCTTTGCGGTGGTCGCCGAAGAAGTGCGCGAACTGGCCCGGCAGTCGGCAGAAGCCACCACCGAGATTGAGAAACTGGTGGCCAGCATTCAGTCCGAAACCAACGCCGTAGTCACGGCCATGGAAACTGGTACCGAGCAGGTGGTCACCGGCACCCAGCTAGTGGATGAAACCCGCCAGAGCCTCAACCAAATCACCGCCGTCAGTCGCCAGATTAGCGCCCTGGTCGCGGCGATCGCCGATGCCACCGTCGTTCAATCGCAAGCCTCTGAGGTGGTGAGCAAGACTATTAATAATGTGGCGATCACCGCCAGCCAAAACTCCAGCGCCGCCAACCAAGTGTCTGACGCCTTCGCTGAACTCCGCTCTGTAGCCCAGGCGTTGCAGGAAGAAGTAGGTCGATTCAAGGTCAGCTAGAAGAGTGGATGGGTGGGGGGTAGGGGGTGCATGGGTGTAATTTGGCCCCCAATGAACCCGTAGGGTGGGCATTGCCCACCATTAACCCATCGGTAACCCCTAAATCTCTGCCTTAGAACCGCATCAACAACAGCTGACCTGCCTTCAGTTTTCTTTCTCTCCCCCACTCCCCTCTGCCCTCACCCCTACCCATCCACCCCCCCCTGCCATGGCAACCAACCCCCACATCCGTGACCAGGCCTATCAGTTCTTCCTTGAAGAAGCCCCGGAGCTGCTGCAAACCATTGAGTCAGGGCTGCTGGCGCTGCGATCGCAGCGCGACACCGCCGAAATACACCAAATCATGCGGGCGGCCCACTCGCTCAAGGGGGGAGCTGCCAGCGTGGGGTTAGAGCCAATCAAGGCGATCGCCCACCGTCTCGAGGCTGTGTTCAAAGCCCTCTACAGCGACACCGTCGTGCTCGACAGCGAGTTAGAAAGCCTGCTGCTGCAAGCTTTTGACTGTCTGCGCCTGCCCCTCACCCAGCAGCTCATCAAGGGCGCGTTCGACGGCGACCAGGCCCTAGCCCAGGCAGACCCGATTCTGCAAGACCTCGAAACCCGCCTCGCCAGCGCTATGGCTGCCACCGAAAACTTCATCCCCAGTTCCTCCGATCTAGGGTTTGACATGGCCACCTCGATCTTTGAAGTCGATGTGCAGCAGGGGCTAGACCACCTCAACCGAGTGCTAGAGCAGCCCGAAGCCCACGAAGTTGCTGGCGAACTGCGCGCCCAGGCCGAAATTTTTATGGGCTTTGCCGAACTGCTCGATCTCTCTGGGTTTGCCCAGATCGCGGAGACCGCCCTCCAGGCTCTAGCGGCGAATCCAGACCAGGCGATCGAGATCACTCGACTGGCTGTGGCCGATTTTACCCAGGGCCGCGCCGCCGTCTTAGCCGCTAGCTCCACCACTGGCGGCGAACCCTCAGCCGCTCTGCAAGCCTTAGCCACCAGCCTTGCACCGCCAGCACCTCTCCCAGAACTCTCTCTAGAACCCATGGCAGAGTCGTTCTTAGCGACTGTCTTTGGCGATCAAGCTGGGGACGATGCAGACCTGGTTACACCCAACTGGGATGCAGACCTCCCCAGCGAAGCCGATGCCCTGGCCTGGCTCACCCAAGCCCAGCTCCCCCCAGCCGATCTAGTCATCTCGGCAGAAGCGGCAGCCTCCCATTTCCCTAGCCCAGCCCCAACCCAGCCGCCCGGTGCAGAACCACTAGGCTTGGTTGACCCCAGCGACGATATCCTCAGCCCAGCGATCGCCCCTTCCCTCGAATCCCTGTTTGGCTCACCTGCTCTAATCACCGCCGCTGAAGACAGCGCTATTCATGCCGCCTTCGCCGCCCCCCCCGCCACCGATATCCCCCCTGACACCTCCCCCATTCATCCACCCATCCACTCATCCACTCCCCCTCCCCCTCCCCCTCCCCCTCCCCGCCTTCCCACTCCTACTCCCACTCCCCCACCTCCTACCCCCTCACTCCCCACCCCCGCCCCCACCCTCACCGTCCGGGTCGATACCCAGCGTCTCGCCCGCCTCGATAACCAGCTGGGCGAACTCACCATCAACCGCAACGGTTTGGCGCTGCAAACCAACCAAATCCGTCTTGGTCTCAAAGAACTGGTCAGCCGCTTCGAACGGGTACGCGCCACCGTAGAGCAGCTCCAAAGCGTCTCCGACCAAATCTTGATCGCCCCCGATCGCCAGCGCCAGCCCATCACCATCGGCGAATCTACCTTTGCGTCGCCTGTCGCTGCCCCGGCCCGCCCCCCCGGCTTTGACTCGCTCGAAATGGATACCTACACGGCCCTCTACACCCACACCCAAACCTTGCTCGAAGAGATGGTGCAGCTCGAAGAAGCCGCCGCCGATATTGGTTTGTTTAACCACCAGACTGACCAGCTGCTGGGGCAGCAGCGCAAAATGCTCTCCCAAGTGCAAGATGACCTGATGTACGCCCGCATGGTGCCCCTGGGCCAGGTGCTCAATCGCTTTCCGCGCGTGTTGCGAGATCTGTCTAATGCCTAC is a genomic window of Nodosilinea sp. E11 containing:
- a CDS encoding response regulator, whose protein sequence is MATNPHIRDQAYQFFLEEAPELLQTIESGLLALRSQRDTAEIHQIMRAAHSLKGGAASVGLEPIKAIAHRLEAVFKALYSDTVVLDSELESLLLQAFDCLRLPLTQQLIKGAFDGDQALAQADPILQDLETRLASAMAATENFIPSSSDLGFDMATSIFEVDVQQGLDHLNRVLEQPEAHEVAGELRAQAEIFMGFAELLDLSGFAQIAETALQALAANPDQAIEITRLAVADFTQGRAAVLAASSTTGGEPSAALQALATSLAPPAPLPELSLEPMAESFLATVFGDQAGDDADLVTPNWDADLPSEADALAWLTQAQLPPADLVISAEAAASHFPSPAPTQPPGAEPLGLVDPSDDILSPAIAPSLESLFGSPALITAAEDSAIHAAFAAPPATDIPPDTSPIHPPIHSSTPPPPPPPPPRLPTPTPTPPPPTPSLPTPAPTLTVRVDTQRLARLDNQLGELTINRNGLALQTNQIRLGLKELVSRFERVRATVEQLQSVSDQILIAPDRQRQPITIGESTFASPVAAPARPPGFDSLEMDTYTALYTHTQTLLEEMVQLEEAAADIGLFNHQTDQLLGQQRKMLSQVQDDLMYARMVPLGQVLNRFPRVLRDLSNAYGKPADLILEGTTLLVDKAVLEKLYDPLLHLLRNGFDHGLESAEERDRQGKPQAGQITIGACYRGRQIEIEVSDDGRGLDLARVRQRLIDLNWLSPEEVAAANPAQLHNYLFEPGFSTAEQVSDLSGRGVGLDVVRDQIQRLKGTVTVHSVPGAGTRFTLSLPMTLSIVNLLICFVGSTPIAFRSDSITEVLVPRSAQLTQSSTQTWLDWHDQQVPVYGLNDLLTYRCLRPELPLSQVLAAVPSPTDWEAPVLILARGNRHFAIQIDRLVTEQESVIKPFGPSLSPPTYAYGCTVLGDGSVIPVIDGQAFLDNLLSRQVSLGFEPSSLVTLGTLDAPPAVISQAALHPATTVLVVDDAITSRRTLALSLERAGYRVLQARDGQVALEQLEQNPAVGLVVCDIEMPNMNGFEFLTARRQHPALANIPTLMLTSRSNDKHRWLAMQLGATGYFTKPYLEQEFLEAIGEAIGAGIAVPRTTSQ
- a CDS encoding methyl-accepting chemotaxis protein; protein product: MTQMPSLSQPSQPSQMVEANDYSPVAPKPKPSTVKSYFAGRTLRQQLLATVLPLTLLPLLAENVISYGLTQGRTRTAINQELRGQALLASENMGSNLTTQIAFAEVFAQNPLVLDKVRRDRTLADSLNLPEQPEATLESRFTQSRQLAPNPAFNEYLAQTAEIKQFAEIIVTEANGFNVGYSSLPSDFVQSGEDWWELAKSEGVWVGQPGSDDATLQAGIDLSYAIRDPNSDEFLGVVKFFITALQFEQLSQYLANAGLQGSQQVQLYEPSANFVLANFNQQGQEAALANEPLNLVGGQVIGDLATALTAATLADSPTAINDLQQQLRAASPIKDLEVSAASVEGSDSFVATFSYQGKQYSMATVPRLSWVAIASMDIAEIRASGRDNLVTLGLLSLVLGGVATLLTVAVARQVSSPLDALAGTAQEVSQGNLNARAELTGSSEAQTLAQTFNELVVRVRGFLREQTLNTRRANLAAAITGVQAVDSTDLLPIYDRLVTEVRDILESDRVVIYQFNPDWSGQIVAESVAAMLSSAYDQQLGDPCIPTETLDKYRSAGMLLEDNVATATFHPEHLALLQSLEVKSILGVPVLSRGKLYGLLITHHCQAVHPWQEVEVDFLQQIGLQLGLVIERVQLIEQTRSLAEEQRQIKEGLQRSALQLLMDVDPVSQGNLTVRAQVTEDEIGTLADSYNATIANLRKIVVQVQDASRQVADTTDVNQTSVLTLAESATQQAQSMLAALDRVQELTSSVQLVATNAEKAEAAVLQAEQTVAQGDDAMNRTVDGIMAIRETVADTAKKVKRLGESSQKISNVVNLISGFAAQTNMLALNASIEASRAGEGGKGFAVVAEEVRELARQSAEATTEIEKLVASIQSETNAVVTAMETGTEQVVTGTQLVDETRQSLNQITAVSRQISALVAAIADATVVQSQASEVVSKTINNVAITASQNSSAANQVSDAFAELRSVAQALQEEVGRFKVS